A genomic segment from Actinoplanes sichuanensis encodes:
- a CDS encoding ROK family protein, which yields MDQAETVRTPSSWVVVGLDNGGTCNNATVLDATGQFLVSDLVENPSRVLEGPESAVEALAEAFGNILELTRTPLSLVRAVGLDTPGPASAHGVISSKGATNFNQVSWHGFDIRGALETRLGLPVVYNNDGNAAALYAHHQHFGAEAAASSSVSAIVGTGLGGGVVEAGHVVRGAAGMAGELGHVQIPLHGVLEEGQPVPMCNCGFAGDVESIASLTGIKNNLLPYWLTRFPDHPLAAEPIPQAAKALRGYGEKEDPMALAVFGQQAKAIGKLFTIAANFTDPSAYFLGGGVVEAAPHFRQWFLNSVRESTDLRDEQKAVATFALVPDRDMAGARGAAVAALKSVTPL from the coding sequence GTGGATCAGGCTGAAACCGTACGTACCCCGTCCTCCTGGGTCGTCGTCGGGCTAGACAACGGCGGCACCTGCAACAACGCCACGGTTCTCGACGCGACGGGGCAGTTCCTCGTCAGCGACCTCGTGGAGAACCCGAGCCGGGTGCTCGAGGGCCCGGAGTCGGCCGTCGAGGCCCTCGCCGAAGCATTCGGCAACATTCTGGAGCTGACCAGGACACCGCTGTCACTGGTCCGCGCGGTCGGGTTGGACACGCCGGGCCCGGCCAGCGCGCACGGGGTGATCTCGTCGAAGGGCGCCACCAACTTCAACCAGGTGTCCTGGCACGGGTTCGACATCCGGGGTGCCCTGGAGACCCGGCTCGGCCTGCCGGTGGTCTACAACAACGACGGCAACGCGGCCGCCCTGTACGCCCACCACCAGCACTTCGGCGCCGAGGCCGCGGCGAGCTCGTCGGTCTCCGCGATCGTCGGCACCGGTCTGGGCGGCGGTGTGGTCGAGGCCGGGCATGTGGTCCGCGGCGCGGCCGGGATGGCCGGCGAGCTGGGGCACGTGCAGATCCCGCTGCACGGGGTCCTCGAGGAGGGGCAGCCGGTCCCGATGTGCAACTGCGGGTTCGCCGGCGACGTGGAGAGCATCGCCTCGCTCACCGGTATCAAGAACAACCTGCTGCCGTACTGGCTGACCCGGTTCCCGGACCACCCGCTCGCCGCCGAGCCGATCCCTCAGGCCGCCAAGGCGCTACGCGGGTACGGCGAGAAGGAGGACCCGATGGCGCTGGCCGTCTTCGGGCAGCAGGCCAAGGCGATCGGCAAGCTCTTCACCATCGCGGCGAACTTCACCGACCCGTCGGCGTACTTCCTGGGCGGCGGCGTGGTCGAGGCGGCACCGCACTTCCGGCAGTGGTTCCTCAACTCGGTCCGGGAGAGCACCGACCTGCGCGACGAGCAGAAGGCGGTCGCCACCTTCGCACTGGTCCCCGACCGGGACATGGCCGGGGCCCGGGGCGCGGCGGTGGCGGCGCTCAAGTCGGTCACTCCTCTTTGA
- a CDS encoding STAS domain-containing protein: MQVSVAHHPPNTAVLVLRGSLDIDTAPALKANLTRLVERPAPRVVVDVSGLDFCDSMGVGVLVTAHGRAAERGGWVRLAAPSGFLRRLFDTLGLSDYLPMFPDVAAALKEE, encoded by the coding sequence ATGCAGGTCTCGGTCGCGCACCATCCACCGAACACGGCCGTGCTGGTCCTGCGCGGATCACTCGACATCGACACCGCACCGGCGCTCAAGGCGAACCTGACCAGGCTCGTCGAACGCCCCGCCCCCCGTGTGGTGGTGGACGTGTCGGGCCTCGACTTCTGCGACTCGATGGGCGTCGGTGTGCTGGTCACCGCGCACGGCCGGGCCGCGGAACGGGGCGGCTGGGTCCGTCTCGCCGCCCCGTCGGGCTTCCTGCGCAGGCTCTTCGACACCCTCGGGCTCAGCGACTACCTGCCGATGTTCCCGGACGTGGCGGCTGCTCTCAAAGAGGAGTGA
- a CDS encoding DUF1800 domain-containing protein: MTKPTRRTVLAGSVATAALTVTGLAVETPAAALAAPVLDLARTMGADPIAHLLRRATFGATPESLAEARRLGVNGWLDRQLDPARISDTRCDEVVKRLPMAGADPVTVRAKLAKDSYDAFKQLGRAAVARAAWSERQLFEQAVAFWANHLHVAAPSSGVWDTRADYDTTVIRKHALGKFADMLKASARHPAMLTYLDQRSSTKAHPNENYARELMELHTVGVDNYSEPDVLAAARLLTGMTVGKSSRAYVYDASLHATGAVDILGFRHANSATDGEAAAFAFIDHLARRAETAERIARKLCVRFVADTAPETLVAKLKKVYLDNDTAIAPVLKALFLSPEFAGSAGQKARTPFEDAIATVRVLGLGPDASGVKSLDAIYNHLVEAGNAPFRWSTPDGFPDVATAWASPSAFLMRCNLHLNLAAGWYPKQLTRPADLLKSLVGVLPGTYGALVDAIAQRLIGAKLPAAHTAAVLSVAGKVPTSPLTGKDKSLAGSAPYLIALVLDSPSFQLR; this comes from the coding sequence ATGACCAAGCCGACCCGCCGTACCGTGCTCGCCGGTTCCGTCGCCACCGCCGCCCTCACCGTCACCGGCCTGGCCGTCGAGACGCCCGCCGCCGCCCTGGCCGCGCCCGTCCTCGACCTGGCCCGGACGATGGGCGCCGACCCGATCGCCCACCTGCTGCGCCGCGCCACCTTCGGCGCCACCCCGGAGTCGCTGGCCGAGGCCCGGCGGCTGGGTGTGAACGGCTGGCTGGACCGGCAGCTCGACCCGGCGCGGATCAGCGACACCCGGTGCGACGAGGTCGTCAAGCGGCTGCCGATGGCCGGTGCCGACCCGGTCACCGTGCGCGCGAAGCTGGCCAAGGACTCCTACGACGCGTTCAAGCAGCTGGGTCGGGCCGCCGTCGCCCGGGCCGCATGGAGCGAGCGGCAGCTGTTCGAGCAGGCCGTCGCGTTCTGGGCGAACCACCTGCACGTGGCCGCCCCGTCCAGCGGCGTCTGGGACACCCGCGCCGACTACGACACCACGGTCATCCGGAAGCACGCGCTCGGGAAGTTCGCCGACATGCTCAAGGCCAGCGCCCGGCACCCGGCCATGCTGACCTACCTCGACCAGCGCTCGTCGACCAAGGCGCACCCGAACGAGAACTACGCCCGTGAGCTGATGGAGCTGCACACCGTCGGCGTCGACAACTACTCCGAGCCCGACGTGCTGGCCGCGGCCCGGCTGCTCACCGGCATGACGGTCGGCAAGTCGTCGCGGGCGTACGTCTACGACGCCTCGCTGCACGCCACCGGTGCCGTCGACATCCTGGGCTTCCGGCACGCCAACTCCGCCACCGACGGTGAGGCCGCCGCGTTCGCCTTCATCGACCACCTGGCCCGCCGCGCGGAGACCGCCGAGCGGATCGCCCGCAAGCTGTGTGTCCGGTTCGTGGCCGACACGGCCCCGGAGACGCTGGTGGCCAAGCTGAAGAAGGTCTACCTGGACAACGACACCGCGATCGCCCCGGTGCTGAAGGCGCTGTTCCTGTCGCCGGAGTTCGCCGGTTCGGCCGGGCAGAAGGCGCGCACCCCGTTCGAGGACGCCATCGCCACGGTGCGGGTGCTCGGCCTCGGCCCGGACGCCTCCGGGGTGAAGTCGCTCGACGCCATCTACAACCACCTGGTGGAGGCCGGGAACGCCCCGTTCCGCTGGAGCACCCCGGACGGCTTCCCGGACGTGGCCACCGCCTGGGCCTCACCCTCGGCGTTCCTGATGCGCTGCAACCTGCACCTGAACCTGGCCGCCGGCTGGTACCCCAAGCAGCTGACCCGGCCCGCCGACCTGCTGAAGTCGCTGGTCGGAGTGCTGCCCGGCACCTACGGCGCGTTGGTCGACGCGATCGCGCAGCGGCTGATCGGGGCGAAACTGCCGGCCGCCCACACCGCCGCCGTGCTCAGTGTCGCCGGGAAGGTGCCGACCAGTCCTCTGACCGGCAAGGACAAGTCGCTGGCCGGCTCCGCGCCGTACCTCATCGCCCTTGTTCTTGACTCGCCGTCCTTCCAGCTGAGGTGA
- a CDS encoding DUF1501 domain-containing protein has translation MTAPLLCCDENEKLQLTRRGVLGRGLTVGAGAALAGLAGETLSTSLAFAAGTYTGDTLVVVSMRGGFDGLSAFAPIGDSDYFKARPGIAVPKAKVIAGDGGMFGLHPALAPLLPQWKAGRLAAVHAIGQPDPTRSHFAAMEAMENAAPGTSIRSGWLDRMLGLTGASGPLAAVSMGDAMPARLMSGPASDVSMRGLEEFTLTADGKKPMAAALRAMYADVPAVLAAPALAADRALAATATVKGTYTPANGAVYPDSDLGGALRDVARLIKAKSGLVTAAVDCGDWDMHQGLGPAVAGERMYDNLLDFSTAMAAFVTDLGDQGMKNVTVLTISEFGRRVKENGSRGTDHGHGNAMMLLGGGIRGGRVYGDWPTLDPQALIAGDLKATTDYRSVIGEVLQKRCGLGALDTVFPKVKPSSFGLATAR, from the coding sequence ATGACCGCACCACTGCTCTGCTGTGACGAGAACGAGAAGCTGCAGCTCACCCGCCGGGGAGTGCTCGGCCGCGGGCTGACCGTCGGCGCCGGGGCGGCGCTGGCCGGGTTGGCCGGGGAGACGCTGAGCACCAGCCTGGCCTTCGCCGCCGGAACGTACACCGGGGACACCCTGGTCGTGGTGTCGATGCGCGGCGGATTCGACGGCCTGTCGGCGTTCGCGCCGATCGGGGACTCCGACTACTTCAAGGCACGGCCCGGCATCGCGGTGCCGAAGGCCAAGGTGATCGCCGGGGACGGTGGCATGTTCGGCCTGCACCCGGCGCTGGCTCCGCTGCTGCCACAGTGGAAGGCGGGCAGGCTGGCCGCCGTCCACGCGATCGGCCAGCCCGACCCGACGCGTTCGCACTTCGCCGCCATGGAGGCGATGGAGAACGCCGCCCCCGGCACCTCGATCCGCAGCGGTTGGCTGGACCGGATGCTCGGCCTCACCGGCGCTTCGGGGCCGCTGGCCGCGGTGTCGATGGGTGACGCGATGCCGGCCCGGCTGATGTCCGGCCCGGCGTCCGACGTGTCGATGCGGGGCCTGGAGGAGTTCACCCTCACCGCCGACGGCAAGAAGCCGATGGCGGCGGCGCTGCGGGCGATGTACGCCGATGTCCCCGCCGTGCTCGCGGCGCCCGCCCTGGCCGCCGACCGGGCGTTGGCCGCCACCGCCACGGTGAAGGGCACGTACACCCCGGCCAACGGCGCGGTCTACCCCGACTCCGACCTCGGCGGCGCGCTGCGCGACGTGGCCCGGCTGATCAAGGCGAAGTCCGGGCTGGTCACAGCGGCGGTGGACTGCGGTGACTGGGACATGCACCAGGGGCTCGGCCCGGCGGTGGCCGGCGAGCGGATGTACGACAACCTGCTCGACTTCTCCACCGCGATGGCCGCCTTCGTCACCGATCTCGGTGATCAGGGCATGAAGAACGTGACGGTGCTGACGATCAGCGAGTTCGGCCGGCGGGTGAAGGAGAACGGCTCCCGCGGCACCGACCACGGCCACGGCAACGCGATGATGCTGCTCGGCGGCGGCATCCGGGGCGGCCGGGTGTACGGCGACTGGCCGACCCTGGACCCGCAGGCGCTGATCGCCGGCGACCTGAAGGCGACCACCGACTACCGCTCGGTGATCGGCGAGGTGCTGCAGAAGCGCTGCGGCCTGGGCGCCCTGGACACCGTCTTCCCGAAGGTCAAGCCGTCCTCGTTCGGCCTGGCCACGGCCCGCTGA